One Onthophagus taurus isolate NC chromosome 11, IU_Otau_3.0, whole genome shotgun sequence genomic window carries:
- the LOC111419040 gene encoding putative nuclease HARBI1, protein MDTHMRDALTPQLKLEVTLRYLATGDSFASLQYLYRVPKCTISNFIPEVCQAIYDALKDFIKVPSSEQEWKNIIQGFSTRWNFPNCAGALDGKHIILRSPFHSDSEFYNYKGTFSIILLTLVDDQYCFQYIDVAANGRVSDGGIFSKSSLKNAIENNLLKLPPNIHKLEPKSKRK, encoded by the exons atggatACCCACATGAGAGATGCGTTAACACCACAATTAAAATTGGAAGTAACATTAAGATATCTCGCAACAGGAGATTCTTTCGCTTCATTGCAATATTTGTATCGTGTCCCAAAATgcacaatttcaaattttatccCTGAAGTTTGCCAAGCCATTTATGATGCGTTAAAAGACTTTATTAAG GTGCCAAGCTCTGAACAAGAATGGAAGAATATTATTCAAGGATTTTCCACACGATGGAATTTTCCAAATTGTGCTGGAGCTTTAGATGGAAAGCATATTATATTACGAAGTCCTTTCCATTCAGACTCAGAATTTTACAACTACAAGGGAACGTTCAGTATTATACTGCTTACATTAGTTGATGACCAATACTGTTTTCAATATATAGATGTAGCTGCAAACGGAAGAGTATCTGATGGAgggatattttcaaaaagcaGTTTGAAGAATgcaatagaaaataatttattgaagcTTCCTCCAAATATACACAAATTAGAACCTAAATCGAAACGAAAATAG